A single window of Chlamydiales bacterium DNA harbors:
- a CDS encoding autotransporter domain-containing protein: MARNRIENFTLSIATLALLGITFPAETVTTSWKATPSTNDIRNGSNWSTNSPPGSSDVGRFSTSTITALQLSPTATPAFFNVGEFHFANTAPSYTFAIAGSPTTSSALRMLQAGITADVGAASQTFNSGIQAQIQFSGSSSADASGTGLITYNVTGSPTNTSTMVLENSATLGSANVNLSNRARLLIVDSSSAGSSTITANSSSLVFTDSTTASSASLNLTNGASLSFQESSSAGNATITLSGTDTKAFFLGDHSGGNSALTVNSNATVSLFSSDTFGSIAGNATGIIAFNDFLTVTVGANSNNTTFSGILNGAANFTKVGSGTWIFSPSNSSSYVGTLIIDDGILALPAVGAIGSNLDFQTNGPGIFRLDGSNAIGSIGSDASGSILFQGNTLTTGSSNANTVIAGPLTGPGNLTKVGLGRMNITSVNPGFSGAIAVNEGNLAINGSLGSSFSVGPSGTLSGSGVAFGVVNNNGKVAPGNSIGSLAVGSYVANAGSITQIEVGENLSSQIEAQNGLGAGTVTINNGAVLELTFDNGVIYNNGALYTIITAESGFTTPTHFAVAGMLPGHVFQVNYLTNEIQLLLAEFDFMEKTLSGDAKTVAGILDQLNPAFGSDLSNVMGVLQGLSGDAYADALDQMQPSALNALAIAQENNSTRVTQAISDRMLQLYETSCSGGCAPQKQWTFWGDILADFQRQDAIEDQVGFRANTGGMIAGVEYGCLNHFFVGASTAYTYTALDWKASRGDASINTLYADIYAAWFSKYAYANASLLGGYNWYGVDREIEFMDRTAESDHTGVEYDAHLEAGLLFSIKKFEIRPFDSLDYIYLHEKAFSETGARSLNLAVSSKVSNMLRNELGLGFARCFAFTKWKFVPDLKFSWIREVRYRGEKYTTRLIGTGLPFEVFGMKPNRSLFGAGAGLTTLFLEERMAATLRYNGEFQGQYSDQNVNFQLAYKF, from the coding sequence ATGGCCAGAAACCGGATAGAAAATTTTACGCTTAGCATCGCCACTCTCGCTCTCCTGGGGATCACCTTCCCCGCAGAGACAGTAACCACAAGTTGGAAAGCAACTCCTTCAACTAATGACATAAGAAATGGTTCCAACTGGAGCACAAATAGCCCCCCGGGAAGTTCCGATGTGGGACGTTTTTCCACCTCCACAATAACCGCTCTCCAGCTCTCTCCCACTGCAACTCCGGCTTTCTTCAACGTTGGAGAGTTTCACTTTGCCAACACAGCTCCCTCCTACACATTTGCCATCGCAGGATCACCTACAACCTCAAGCGCTCTTCGAATGCTGCAAGCGGGCATCACCGCAGACGTAGGCGCTGCAAGTCAGACATTTAACAGTGGAATTCAGGCCCAGATTCAATTTTCAGGAAGCTCATCTGCAGATGCTTCAGGAACTGGGCTTATTACCTATAACGTTACAGGTAGTCCGACAAATACCAGCACTATGGTGTTAGAAAACAGCGCAACTCTGGGAAGCGCAAACGTCAATCTTTCCAACCGTGCCCGACTTCTCATAGTAGACTCCTCCTCGGCAGGAAGCTCCACCATTACTGCAAACTCTTCATCACTGGTCTTTACAGATTCTACTACTGCAAGTAGCGCTTCTCTTAATTTAACAAATGGCGCCTCTCTGAGCTTTCAAGAATCTTCGTCCGCCGGAAATGCAACTATCACTCTTAGCGGAACTGATACAAAAGCATTTTTTTTAGGAGACCATTCAGGGGGAAACTCTGCTCTCACAGTCAACTCAAATGCAACTGTGAGCCTCTTTAGCAGCGATACATTTGGATCAATCGCAGGTAATGCAACGGGAATAATAGCATTTAATGATTTTCTTACAGTTACCGTGGGTGCAAACAGCAATAATACAACTTTCTCGGGGATCCTGAATGGCGCGGCAAACTTCACAAAAGTTGGCTCGGGCACCTGGATCTTCTCACCTTCAAACTCTAGCTCCTACGTCGGGACACTTATAATAGATGATGGCATCCTTGCACTCCCCGCAGTAGGAGCAATCGGCTCTAATTTAGACTTTCAAACAAATGGCCCAGGTATATTCCGTTTAGATGGAAGCAATGCCATTGGCTCCATTGGAAGCGACGCTTCTGGATCGATTCTATTTCAAGGCAATACGTTAACTACAGGCAGCTCCAATGCAAATACCGTGATTGCAGGTCCTCTAACAGGTCCAGGAAACTTAACGAAAGTCGGTCTCGGTAGAATGAATATCACGAGCGTCAATCCTGGCTTCTCTGGTGCGATCGCTGTGAATGAGGGAAATTTAGCCATAAACGGCTCCCTCGGAAGCAGCTTCTCTGTTGGACCAAGCGGAACACTCTCGGGATCGGGGGTGGCGTTTGGCGTTGTAAATAACAATGGGAAAGTAGCGCCTGGCAACTCGATCGGCTCGCTTGCTGTGGGCTCTTATGTGGCAAATGCAGGATCGATCACCCAGATCGAAGTGGGAGAGAATCTATCTTCTCAAATCGAAGCACAGAATGGGTTGGGTGCGGGAACTGTGACGATCAATAATGGAGCAGTACTCGAACTGACTTTTGATAATGGAGTGATTTACAACAACGGAGCCCTCTACACGATTATCACAGCTGAGAGCGGCTTTACAACTCCGACACACTTCGCTGTTGCGGGAATGCTTCCTGGCCACGTCTTCCAAGTGAACTATCTCACCAACGAGATCCAGCTGCTTCTAGCTGAGTTCGATTTTATGGAAAAGACGCTTTCCGGCGATGCGAAGACCGTTGCGGGCATTTTAGATCAGCTAAATCCCGCTTTTGGAAGCGATCTCAGCAACGTTATGGGTGTGCTGCAAGGGCTTAGTGGAGACGCTTACGCAGATGCGCTAGATCAGATGCAGCCCTCCGCTCTGAATGCTCTAGCCATCGCACAAGAGAACAATAGCACGCGCGTTACTCAAGCAATCTCAGACCGCATGCTCCAGCTCTACGAGACCTCCTGCTCAGGCGGCTGTGCACCTCAAAAACAGTGGACATTCTGGGGCGATATTCTCGCAGATTTTCAGAGGCAAGATGCTATCGAAGATCAGGTGGGCTTCAGAGCTAATACGGGGGGAATGATTGCAGGGGTCGAATATGGCTGCCTGAACCACTTCTTTGTTGGAGCAAGCACCGCCTACACCTATACAGCTCTCGATTGGAAGGCCTCCAGAGGCGATGCCTCCATTAATACCCTCTATGCCGACATCTACGCCGCCTGGTTTAGTAAGTATGCCTATGCTAACGCCTCTCTTCTCGGTGGTTACAACTGGTATGGGGTCGACCGCGAGATCGAGTTCATGGACCGTACTGCAGAAAGCGACCACACGGGCGTTGAATATGATGCGCACTTAGAAGCGGGCCTCCTCTTTTCGATTAAAAAATTTGAGATCCGCCCATTCGACTCTCTCGACTACATCTACTTGCATGAGAAGGCATTCTCCGAAACAGGAGCTAGAAGCCTCAACCTCGCTGTGAGCTCAAAAGTCTCCAACATGCTACGCAACGAACTTGGACTTGGCTTTGCGCGCTGCTTCGCCTTCACAAAGTGGAAGTTTGTTCCCGATCTAAAATTCAGCTGGATCCGCGAGGTGCGCTACCGCGGTGAGAAATATACGACTAGACTGATTGGAACGGGATTACCATTTGAGGTGTTTGGGATGAAGCCCAACAGAAGCCTCTTTGGCGCAGGCGCAGGTCTCACAACCCTCTTCCTCGAAGAGAGAATGGCAGCTACCCTGCGTTATAACGGCGAATTTCAAGGCCAGTACTCCGACCAGAATGTGAACTTCCAGCTAGCCTATAAATTCTAA
- a CDS encoding glucose 1-dehydrogenase yields MSKKLAGKIAVVTGASKGIGASIARLFASEGATVVVNYSSSKEDAGRVVQEIEKNGGKALAIQANMANQKEIQRLFSETEKAFGKLDILVNNAGIYNFLSLEENTAEQFHKMFDLNVLGLILASQEAIKKFGSRGGTILNISSIVSIDSPPGTSIYSGTKGAVDAITRSLARELGPRKIRVNSINPGLIETEGTHAMGIVESEFRKEIEQRTPLGRIGKPQDIAQAALFLASDDASWITGESLFITGGYR; encoded by the coding sequence ATGTCTAAGAAGCTAGCAGGTAAGATCGCAGTCGTAACAGGCGCATCCAAAGGAATCGGGGCTTCTATCGCTCGCCTTTTCGCAAGTGAAGGTGCCACGGTGGTTGTAAACTACTCTTCTAGCAAAGAAGATGCCGGCAGAGTCGTGCAAGAGATTGAGAAGAACGGAGGCAAGGCACTTGCTATCCAAGCTAATATGGCAAACCAAAAGGAGATTCAGCGCCTCTTTTCCGAAACAGAGAAGGCGTTTGGCAAGCTCGATATCCTCGTAAACAATGCGGGCATCTATAATTTCCTCTCTCTCGAGGAGAACACCGCCGAACAATTTCACAAGATGTTTGATCTAAACGTACTTGGTCTAATTCTTGCTTCTCAAGAAGCTATCAAAAAATTTGGCTCACGAGGAGGAACGATATTAAACATCAGTTCGATTGTGAGCATCGACTCCCCTCCTGGAACATCGATTTATAGCGGGACAAAAGGCGCTGTCGATGCCATTACTAGATCGCTCGCAAGAGAGCTGGGCCCGCGCAAAATTCGCGTTAATAGCATTAATCCCGGATTGATAGAGACAGAGGGAACCCACGCGATGGGCATTGTCGAGAGCGAATTCCGCAAAGAGATCGAGCAGAGAACTCCTCTTGGAAGAATTGGAAAGCCGCAAGACATCGCCCAGGCAGCTCTCTTTCTCGCCTCAGATGACGCGTCATGGATTACTGGCGAATCGCTATTCATCACTGGCGGTTACAGATAG
- a CDS encoding alcohol dehydrogenase catalytic domain-containing protein produces MKKMRAVQVSRPNGPLELVERDIPEPPAGSVRIKVQACGVCHSDCFAKEGTFPGIQYPRVPGHEVAGVIDSVGPGVVTWKPGQRVGVGWHGGYCTRCTPCRHGDFVNCSNMKVCGISYDGGYAEYMIAPIEALALIPEELSAVEAGPLMCAGITTFNALRNSGARAGDSVAILGVGGLGHLAVQFAAKMGFNTIAIARGKDKEALAKKLGARHYIDSQTQDPAQELTKLGGAKVILSTITNAKAIQALLNGLSINGKLIIAGVADAPLEVQPMWLIAGSRTVAGWASGTAMDSQETMDFSAQAGIRSMNEVFPLEKATEAYDRMMSGKARFRVVLTTGQ; encoded by the coding sequence ATGAAGAAGATGCGCGCGGTGCAAGTTAGTCGACCTAATGGACCTTTAGAGCTGGTAGAAAGGGATATACCCGAGCCGCCAGCGGGTAGCGTAAGAATTAAGGTGCAGGCGTGCGGTGTCTGTCATAGCGACTGTTTTGCCAAAGAGGGAACTTTTCCTGGAATCCAGTATCCTAGAGTGCCTGGACACGAGGTTGCTGGAGTCATCGATAGCGTAGGCCCGGGTGTTGTCACTTGGAAACCGGGGCAGAGGGTAGGAGTTGGCTGGCATGGTGGCTACTGCACGCGGTGCACTCCCTGTCGCCATGGGGACTTTGTCAATTGCAGCAATATGAAAGTGTGCGGCATCTCCTATGATGGTGGATACGCAGAGTATATGATCGCCCCGATAGAAGCGCTCGCTCTGATTCCAGAGGAGCTCTCTGCTGTGGAAGCAGGTCCATTAATGTGTGCGGGCATTACCACTTTTAACGCTCTTAGAAACAGCGGAGCCCGAGCTGGCGACTCTGTTGCTATTCTCGGAGTAGGCGGACTAGGCCACCTGGCCGTTCAGTTCGCTGCCAAGATGGGTTTTAATACCATCGCGATTGCTCGAGGTAAGGACAAAGAGGCTCTGGCTAAAAAGCTGGGAGCGCGCCACTACATCGATAGTCAAACTCAAGACCCTGCTCAAGAGTTAACCAAGCTCGGAGGCGCCAAAGTCATCCTCTCTACAATCACTAATGCTAAAGCAATACAAGCCCTTTTAAACGGTCTCTCTATCAACGGAAAACTGATTATCGCCGGTGTGGCAGACGCTCCTCTAGAAGTACAACCTATGTGGCTGATCGCAGGAAGTCGTACGGTGGCTGGTTGGGCCTCCGGAACGGCTATGGATTCACAAGAGACAATGGACTTTAGCGCGCAAGCCGGCATCCGCTCGATGAATGAGGTCTTCCCTCTAGAAAAAGCAACGGAAGCTTACGACCGGATGATGAGTGGCAAGGCTCGCTTCCGCGTTGTCCTCACCACCGGTCAGTAG
- a CDS encoding helix-turn-helix domain-containing protein: protein MKSKKDKSGSRLFEGLKAGLEDVIAYKKGKLTLTSEEIEIPEPPAIYRAKDVKRIRAARRYSQSIFAKVLNVSVKTVQSWESGERFPSHAALRLLQIVDEGIYPHQNPRRRVH, encoded by the coding sequence ATGAAATCAAAAAAAGATAAAAGCGGAAGCAGGCTTTTTGAAGGCTTGAAAGCAGGTCTTGAAGATGTCATCGCATACAAAAAAGGTAAGCTCACTCTTACTTCTGAAGAAATTGAAATTCCTGAGCCCCCAGCTATATATAGAGCGAAGGATGTCAAGAGGATTAGGGCAGCTAGAAGATATTCTCAGTCGATCTTCGCAAAAGTTCTTAATGTAAGTGTTAAGACCGTTCAGTCATGGGAATCAGGCGAAAGATTTCCAAGCCATGCGGCTCTTCGCCTTCTTCAAATTGTCGATGAGGGCATCTATCCGCATCAAAATCCAAGAAGGCGTGTTCATTAG
- a CDS encoding type II toxin-antitoxin system RelE/ParE family toxin: protein MKRRITLSRCFEKEIGELIRKRRVFHEDYEALKKKITEYPDLGDVISGTGGVRKVRLKSSSKGARGGFRVCYFEDVANAEIFLIFVYGKNEKEDLSSGEKKVLKEFTDEIKKR from the coding sequence ATGAAAAGACGCATCACTTTATCCAGATGTTTTGAGAAGGAAATAGGTGAGCTAATCAGAAAGAGAAGAGTTTTTCATGAAGATTATGAAGCTCTTAAAAAGAAGATAACGGAGTATCCTGATTTGGGTGACGTTATCTCAGGAACTGGGGGCGTTCGAAAGGTTCGTTTAAAATCCTCTTCCAAAGGAGCGAGGGGAGGATTTAGAGTGTGTTATTTTGAAGATGTCGCTAACGCGGAGATTTTTTTGATCTTCGTATATGGAAAGAATGAAAAAGAAGACCTCTCTTCTGGTGAGAAAAAAGTATTGAAGGAGTTTACCGATGAAATCAAAAAAAGATAA
- a CDS encoding PDZ domain-containing protein — MHRHFLIILLFLLSFADRGTSYERSLNRGDIRPTMQQMLSYHVEFKEFSPLIARRSFKLFLEQFDLERSYLLQDETRRFLELSDRGAEEVVESYYNDDYKEYAHLNATIAKAIERAREVREEVERELILTVDQPSAVPGESYLNQAASEDEQRERIRKKLLRFLYAEKRQTPGMPWTIERRAKIFAFLEKRLRRYEEAYLSGKKGEHYLATHILKAMAKSLDAHTAFFSPEEAFEMRTSLEKQFEGVGVVLREDVEGVIIVDLIKGGPAERCGMIAPGDFLVEIDGKSVVQDPYEEVLEKLKGDGRKEVALGVKRFLNGGDERLLRVNLKREKIVMQSERLSAVAEAFGDGVIAKITLPSFYESDEGSSCERDMREALRRLKVNGKIRGVVLDLRENLGGFLNQAVKVAGLFINSGVIVISKYAQGELQYLRDIDGRVYYTGPLLVLTSKASASAAEIVAQALQDYGTALVVGDERTYGKGSIQYQNVTERGPSTFFKVTVGKYYTVSGRSTQIEGVKADIVVPTAYSVYKIGERYLEYPLKNDRLPSAYVEPASELDKKKEHWWQRSLPQTQKQSFWTQICPLLKANSAQRLEKSKNFQTFLKSLKADTPLQKKENWGDADLQMNEAVNILKDMIIEQSKAS; from the coding sequence ATGCATCGCCATTTTCTCATAATTCTGCTCTTTCTTCTCTCTTTTGCAGATAGGGGCACCTCCTATGAAAGGTCTCTGAATCGAGGGGATATCCGCCCTACGATGCAGCAGATGCTCAGCTATCACGTGGAATTTAAAGAATTTTCTCCACTCATTGCTCGACGTTCATTTAAATTATTTTTAGAGCAGTTTGATCTGGAGAGAAGCTACCTCCTACAAGATGAAACCCGCAGATTTTTAGAGCTTTCAGATAGGGGCGCTGAAGAGGTTGTCGAGTCCTACTATAATGATGATTATAAAGAGTATGCCCACCTCAATGCCACTATTGCAAAAGCAATCGAACGGGCTCGCGAGGTGCGCGAAGAGGTTGAAAGGGAGCTCATCCTAACTGTAGATCAGCCTAGCGCAGTGCCAGGGGAGTCCTATTTAAACCAGGCCGCCTCTGAAGATGAGCAGAGAGAGCGCATCCGAAAAAAACTTCTCCGCTTTCTTTATGCAGAAAAACGCCAAACGCCTGGGATGCCCTGGACGATCGAACGACGAGCCAAGATCTTCGCTTTTTTAGAAAAGCGATTAAGACGTTATGAAGAGGCTTATCTATCAGGAAAGAAGGGAGAGCACTACCTCGCTACACACATTCTGAAAGCGATGGCGAAGAGTTTAGATGCCCATACCGCATTCTTTAGCCCTGAAGAGGCGTTTGAAATGCGTACGAGCTTAGAGAAGCAGTTTGAAGGTGTCGGCGTTGTCTTAAGGGAGGATGTCGAAGGTGTAATCATTGTCGATCTAATTAAAGGCGGCCCGGCAGAGAGATGCGGCATGATTGCGCCTGGAGATTTTCTCGTGGAAATCGATGGGAAGTCTGTGGTCCAAGACCCTTATGAAGAGGTCCTTGAAAAGCTGAAAGGCGACGGGCGAAAAGAGGTTGCTCTGGGAGTTAAGCGCTTTTTGAATGGAGGGGATGAGAGGCTCCTGCGTGTGAATTTAAAACGCGAAAAGATCGTGATGCAGAGCGAGCGTTTAAGCGCAGTTGCTGAGGCCTTTGGAGATGGGGTTATTGCGAAGATTACACTCCCCTCCTTCTATGAGAGCGATGAGGGTTCCAGCTGCGAAAGAGACATGAGAGAGGCGCTAAGACGTTTGAAAGTGAATGGAAAGATCCGCGGAGTCGTTCTGGACCTTCGCGAGAATTTGGGCGGATTCCTAAATCAAGCGGTTAAGGTAGCAGGGCTCTTTATCAATAGCGGAGTCATCGTGATCTCCAAGTATGCTCAAGGCGAGCTCCAGTACCTTCGAGATATCGATGGAAGAGTCTATTATACCGGCCCTCTTCTTGTTCTCACATCAAAGGCCTCAGCTTCAGCCGCCGAGATCGTCGCACAGGCTCTCCAAGACTATGGAACAGCTCTCGTCGTCGGCGATGAGAGGACCTATGGTAAAGGGAGCATCCAGTATCAGAATGTTACGGAGAGGGGTCCTTCAACCTTCTTCAAAGTGACTGTCGGTAAATATTACACCGTCTCCGGAAGATCCACTCAGATTGAAGGGGTAAAAGCCGATATCGTCGTTCCTACCGCTTACTCCGTATATAAGATCGGCGAGCGCTATCTAGAATATCCTTTAAAAAATGACCGCCTTCCCTCGGCTTATGTCGAGCCCGCAAGCGAGCTGGACAAGAAGAAAGAGCACTGGTGGCAGAGGTCGCTTCCCCAAACACAAAAGCAGTCCTTCTGGACCCAGATCTGTCCTCTCCTGAAAGCCAACAGCGCTCAGCGCTTAGAAAAGAGCAAAAACTTTCAGACCTTCTTAAAAAGCCTTAAAGCTGACACCCCCCTCCAGAAAAAAGAGAACTGGGGCGATGCCGATCTGCAGATGAACGAAGCTGTCAATATTCTCAAGGATATGATCATCGAGCAGAGCAAGGCCTCTTAA
- a CDS encoding 30S ribosomal protein S12 produces MPTINQLIRDGRAVRKKRKKSPALQHCPQKRGVCLQVKTKTPKKPNSALRKVAWVRLSNGQEVIAYIGGEGHNLQEHSIVLVRGGRVKDLPGVRYHIVRGTLDCAAVKDRKQSRSKYGAKRPKK; encoded by the coding sequence ATGCCCACCATTAATCAGCTGATCCGCGACGGACGCGCAGTGAGAAAAAAGCGCAAAAAATCCCCTGCACTGCAGCACTGCCCTCAAAAAAGGGGTGTGTGCCTCCAAGTGAAAACTAAAACTCCCAAGAAGCCTAACTCGGCGCTTAGAAAGGTCGCTTGGGTGCGTCTTTCTAACGGTCAAGAAGTTATCGCCTATATCGGCGGTGAGGGCCACAACCTCCAAGAGCACAGTATCGTTCTCGTTAGAGGCGGTCGTGTAAAGGATCTTCCAGGCGTTCGCTACCATATCGTCCGCGGAACGCTGGACTGTGCGGCTGTAAAAGACCGCAAACAGAGCAGATCGAAGTACGGGGCAAAACGTCCTAAGAAATAA
- the rpsG gene encoding 30S ribosomal protein S7, translating to MSRRRRAVKRETAPDPVYGSHMIAKFINKVMKDGKKTTARRIFYNALDKFVKRVKAEDPLTAFEQALENAKPTLEVKSRRIGGATYQVPVEISPDRRTSMASNWIIAHAQQKAGRSMEEGLASELADCYQNQGATIKKKDDTHRMAEANRAFAHYKW from the coding sequence ATGTCACGTAGACGTCGCGCAGTAAAAAGAGAGACCGCTCCAGATCCCGTTTATGGCAGTCACATGATTGCTAAGTTCATCAACAAAGTGATGAAAGACGGCAAGAAAACTACAGCTCGTCGCATTTTTTATAATGCGCTCGACAAATTCGTAAAACGCGTGAAAGCTGAAGATCCTTTGACAGCATTCGAACAAGCGCTTGAAAATGCGAAACCCACACTTGAAGTAAAATCTCGCAGAATCGGCGGCGCAACCTACCAGGTGCCTGTCGAGATCTCTCCAGATAGACGCACTTCAATGGCATCGAACTGGATCATCGCCCATGCTCAGCAGAAGGCGGGCCGTTCTATGGAAGAGGGTTTAGCTTCAGAGCTTGCGGACTGCTACCAGAATCAGGGCGCGACAATTAAGAAAAAAGACGACACCCACCGCATGGCAGAAGCGAACCGCGCTTTTGCTCACTACAAGTGGTAA
- the fusA gene encoding elongation factor G codes for MAKRSETDKLENVRNIGIMAHIDAGKTTTTERILFYSGRLHRLGEVHEGAATMDFMEQERERGITITSASTTVYWKDSKINIIDTPGHVDFTIEVERSLRVLDGAVAVFDAVAGVQPQSETVWRQAERYKVPRIAFINKMDRVGADFFNSLKSMIEKLGANAIAVQCPIGSESEFKGMVDLVTMKAYLFLDETLGAKYTTTEIPADLLDKCKQMRSALLEELATIDESNEAFMMKVLEDPASLTEAEIHAAIRKGVVTNKFTPVLCGTAFKNKGIQPLLDAVVHWMPSPLDRGMIKGINIDTGEPMELKPDDNAPLAALAFKIMSDPYVGRLTFVRVYAGTLTKGTNLINTTKDKKERVSRLLEMHANQRKDRDEFFTGDIAACIGLKYTSTGDTLCSEDSPLLLEKMEFPEPVISMAIEPKSKGDREKLSMALSSLSEEDPTFRVQTNEETGQTIIAGMGELHLEILRDRMFREFHVEANVGKPEVAYKETITQPGNNETKYVKQTGGRGQYAHVCIEIEPNEKGKGNEVVSKIVGGVIPKEYINPCIKGIEEGLTTGVLAGYPLVDVKVAITFGSYHEVDSNEMAFKICASMCVKEAARKCRPVLLEPIMKVVVTTPDLSMGDVIGDLNRRRGKILNQQTLKNIIEIEAEVPLSEMFGYSTQLRSISSGRASYTMEPSHFERVPAKIQEEITKK; via the coding sequence ATGGCCAAGCGATCAGAGACTGATAAGTTAGAGAATGTGCGCAACATCGGGATCATGGCGCACATCGATGCCGGAAAAACGACAACGACAGAGCGTATTCTATTCTATTCCGGACGTCTCCATCGTCTCGGCGAAGTTCACGAGGGCGCTGCCACCATGGACTTTATGGAACAGGAGCGTGAGCGTGGAATCACGATCACCTCTGCTTCCACAACTGTCTATTGGAAAGACTCCAAGATCAACATTATCGACACCCCTGGCCACGTCGACTTCACAATTGAAGTGGAGCGCTCCCTGCGCGTTCTCGACGGAGCAGTTGCAGTATTCGACGCGGTAGCCGGCGTGCAGCCGCAATCTGAAACTGTTTGGAGACAAGCGGAGCGTTATAAAGTTCCTCGCATCGCCTTTATCAACAAGATGGATCGCGTTGGCGCAGACTTCTTCAACAGCTTAAAATCGATGATCGAAAAACTGGGCGCTAATGCTATTGCAGTCCAGTGCCCGATTGGCTCTGAATCTGAGTTCAAAGGGATGGTCGACCTCGTTACAATGAAGGCTTACCTCTTCCTCGATGAAACTCTCGGCGCAAAATACACAACTACAGAAATTCCAGCAGATCTTCTCGACAAGTGCAAACAGATGCGCTCTGCTCTTTTAGAAGAGCTCGCAACAATCGATGAGAGCAATGAAGCCTTCATGATGAAGGTTCTGGAAGATCCAGCTTCTCTTACTGAAGCAGAGATCCATGCAGCTATCCGCAAAGGCGTTGTCACCAACAAGTTCACACCTGTTCTCTGCGGAACCGCCTTTAAGAACAAAGGGATTCAGCCGCTTCTCGATGCAGTTGTGCACTGGATGCCATCTCCTCTCGATCGCGGTATGATTAAAGGGATCAACATTGACACTGGCGAGCCGATGGAGCTCAAGCCAGACGATAACGCTCCCCTTGCTGCGCTCGCATTCAAAATCATGTCTGACCCTTACGTGGGCAGACTCACATTCGTACGTGTTTACGCAGGAACGCTCACAAAGGGCACCAACCTGATTAACACGACAAAAGACAAAAAAGAGCGCGTCTCTCGTCTTCTTGAGATGCACGCTAACCAGCGTAAAGATCGCGACGAGTTTTTCACCGGCGACATCGCAGCTTGCATCGGCTTGAAATACACGAGCACCGGAGATACTCTCTGCTCTGAGGACAGCCCTCTTCTCCTTGAGAAGATGGAGTTCCCAGAGCCTGTAATCTCTATGGCGATTGAGCCTAAGTCTAAGGGCGATCGTGAGAAGCTCTCTATGGCGTTAAGCTCTCTCTCCGAAGAAGATCCTACCTTCCGCGTTCAGACCAACGAAGAGACTGGTCAGACAATTATCGCGGGAATGGGAGAACTTCACCTAGAGATCTTAAGAGATCGTATGTTCCGCGAGTTCCACGTAGAAGCGAACGTCGGTAAGCCTGAAGTGGCATACAAAGAGACGATCACTCAGCCTGGAAACAACGAGACCAAGTACGTTAAGCAGACAGGCGGCCGCGGTCAATACGCGCACGTCTGCATCGAGATCGAGCCGAACGAGAAGGGCAAAGGAAACGAAGTCGTCAGTAAGATCGTCGGCGGCGTTATTCCAAAAGAGTACATCAATCCTTGTATTAAAGGGATTGAAGAGGGACTTACAACTGGCGTACTCGCAGGCTATCCCCTTGTCGACGTTAAAGTGGCAATTACCTTCGGTTCTTACCACGAAGTCGACTCGAACGAGATGGCGTTTAAGATTTGCGCATCTATGTGCGTAAAAGAAGCTGCGCGTAAGTGCAGACCGGTTCTCCTTGAGCCGATCATGAAAGTGGTTGTAACCACACCTGATCTCTCTATGGGTGATGTAATCGGCGACTTAAACCGCAGACGCGGCAAGATTTTAAACCAGCAGACGCTCAAAAATATTATTGAGATTGAAGCTGAGGTTCCGTTGAGCGAGATGTTTGGTTACTCGACACAATTGCGTTCTATTAGTTCTGGTCGTGCGTCATATACGATGGAACCGAGCCACTTTGAGCGTGTACCAGCGAAGATCCAAGAAGAAATTACGAAAAAATAA
- the rpsJ gene encoding 30S ribosomal protein S10, producing MAKQTKKKIRIRLKGYDSRVLDRSTADIVETAKRTGARIAGPIPLPTKREIFTVLRSPHVDRKSREQFEMRTHVRMLDILNPTPDTIDKLKVLPVAAGVDIKIKAS from the coding sequence ATGGCAAAGCAGACCAAGAAGAAGATAAGAATAAGACTCAAGGGCTACGATTCAAGAGTCCTCGACCGTTCAACTGCGGATATCGTTGAGACTGCAAAACGCACTGGTGCGAGAATTGCAGGACCTATCCCTCTTCCAACGAAGAGAGAGATCTTTACAGTCCTACGCTCTCCTCACGTCGACCGCAAGTCGCGTGAACAGTTCGAAATGCGCACTCACGTTCGCATGCTCGACATCCTCAACCCAACTCCAGACACGATCGACAAGCTGAAAGTATTGCCTGTTGCTGCTGGCGTTGACATCAAAATCAAAGCGTCATAA